From the genome of Rhizobacter sp. AJA081-3:
GGAATCGATCATCTACCCGCAGGCCAAGGTGGTCGCCGCGAAGCTGGCACGGCGGCGCGCGTCGCTTCCGCCGCTCATGTTCAAAGCGGGAGCGCCGTCGTCTTCTTGACGGTGCGCAGCACCAGCATCGAGTTCGAGCGCGACACACCCGGCAGGTGCATCAGCACCTCCGAATGAAAGCGCTCGAGGTCCTCGGCATCGCGGTAGGCGAAGCGGATCAGGTAGTCGTTCGCGCCGGCCACGTAGTAGCAATCCAGGATCTCGGGCGTGTCGCGCACGGCCTGCTCGAAGGCTTCGAGCTGCGGCGTGTTCATGCTGTCGAGATTGATGATGGTGAAGCTGATGCCGTGCTTGCCCACGGCCCGCGGGTTGACCAGGGCCACGTACTGCGCGATGACGCCGCCGTCCTCGAGCGCCTTGACGCGGCGCAGGCAGGCCGAGGGCGACAGGTGCACCCGCTGCGCGAGTTCCTGATTGGAGATGCGGCCGGCATCCTGCAACTCGGTCAGGATTGCCCGGTCAATCGAATCCAGTTGCACTTCCGAGGCTTTGTGTCGCATTGGATGCGGTGTTTCTGCAGATAGTTCGCATGATATTGCAGGATGGAGGGTGAACCCCGCTCGATTGCGCAAGCACATTGCGCGACGGTTTCTCTAGACTCGCAGCGTGTCTGATCGCACACTTTGCCGGGGGTGCATCGACATCTCCAGGAGCCTGCTGCCATGAACCAATCCATCGACCCTGCCGTGCTCTCGCTGCGCGACGAAGGCGCCGCCCACCCGCATGCGATGGACGCCTACTGGATGCCGTTCACCGCGAACCGCCAGTTCAAGAAGGCGCCGCGCCTCCTGGCCAAGGCCTCGGGCATGCACTTCTGGACGCCCGAGGGGCGCGAGGTGCTCGACGGCATCGCCGGCCTGTGGTGCGTGAATGCCGGCCACGCCCGGCCGCGCATCGTCAAGGCGATCGCCGAGCAGGCTGCCGAACTCGACTTCGCGCCGCCCTTCAACATGGCGCACCCCAAGGCTTTCGAACTGGCCGAGCGCCTGGTGCAACTCACGCCGCGGGGCCTGAACAAGGTGTTCTTCACCAACTCGGGCTCCGAGGCGGTCGACACCGCACTGAAGATGGCCATCGCCTACCACCGGGCCCGCGGCGAAGGCACCCGCACCCGGCTGATCGGCCGCGAGCGCGGCTATCACGGCGTCAACTTCGGCGGCATCTCGGTGGGCGGCATCGTCGGCAACCGCAAGCTGTTCGGGCCCATGCTCGGCGGCGTCGACCACATGCGACATACGCACGACCTGGCGCGCAACGCCTACTCGCGCGGCGTGCCGGCGCACGGCGCGGAACTGGCCGATGACCTCGAGCGCCTGGTCGCGCTGCACGACGCCTCGACCATCGCCGCGGTGATCGTCGAGCCGGTGGCAGGCTCCACCGGCGTGCTGCTGCCGCCCCAGGGTTACCTGGAACGGCTGCGCGCCATCTGCGACAAGCACGGCATCCTGCTGATCTTCGACGAGGTCATCACCGGCTTCGGCCGACTGGGCTCGCCCTTCGCGGCGCAGCACTTCGGCGTCACGCCCGACCTGATGACCGCTGCCAAGGGCATCACCAACGGCTGCGTTCCAATGGGCGCGGTGTTCTGCAAGCAGCAGATCCACGACGTGTTCATGACCGGCCCCGAGCACGTGATCGAGTTCACCCACGGCTACACCTACTCGGCGCATCCGTTGGCCTGTGCTGCCGCGCTGGGCACGCTGGACACCTACGCCGAAGAGGGCCTGCTGACTCGCGGCGCGCAGATGGCGCCCTACTTCCAGGAGGCGCTGCACTCGATGAAGGGTTCGCGCCACGTGATCGACGTGCGCAACATCGGCCTGGTCGGCGGTGTCGAGCTCGAGCCGATTCCGGGCCAGCCGGGCAAGCGAGCCTTCGACATCTTCCTCGAGTGCTGGGAACGTGGCGTGCTGATCCGCACCACCGGCGACACGATCGCGATGTCGCCGCCGCTGATCATCGAGAAGAGCCATATCGACCAGATGGTCGGCACGCTGGCCGACGTTCTGAAGACGGCGGCCTGATCCCTTCCTTATGACGCTGCTGCAGACCGACCTGGAACTGACGCGTAACTCCTACTACGCGGCGACGGCGCCGCGGCGGCAGCGCTTTCCCGTGCTGCAAAGCCATGTCGACGCCGACGTGGCCATCGTCGGCGGTGGCCTCGCCGGCCTGTCGGCCGCCATCGAGCTGGCCGACCGCGGCTACAGCGTCGCGCTGCTCGAAGCGCGCCAGGTCGGCTGGGGCGCTTCGGGGCGCAACGGCGGCCAGGCGATCGCGGGACTGGCCTGCGAGCAATCGGTCATCGAGTCGCAACTCGGCCGCGAAGCCTCGCGCCGCGTCTGGGACATGACGCTCGAGTCGATCCGCCTGATCGGCGAGCGCCGCCAGCGCTTCGGCATCGACTGCGACTGGCGCGACGGCTACCTCGGCCTGGCCGTCAACGAGCGCAAGGCGCGCGAACTGCGCACCTGGCAGGAGCAGATGCACGCCGACTACGGCTACGAGTCGACCTGGATCCCGCCGCAGGACATGCAGCGCTGGATCGCCAGCTCGCGCTTCCACGGCGGCATCCACGATCCGCTGGGCGGTCACCTGCATCCGCTGAAATACAGCATGGGCATGGCCGCCGCCGCGGCCAGCCTCGGCGTGCAGGT
Proteins encoded in this window:
- a CDS encoding aspartate aminotransferase family protein; the protein is MDAYWMPFTANRQFKKAPRLLAKASGMHFWTPEGREVLDGIAGLWCVNAGHARPRIVKAIAEQAAELDFAPPFNMAHPKAFELAERLVQLTPRGLNKVFFTNSGSEAVDTALKMAIAYHRARGEGTRTRLIGRERGYHGVNFGGISVGGIVGNRKLFGPMLGGVDHMRHTHDLARNAYSRGVPAHGAELADDLERLVALHDASTIAAVIVEPVAGSTGVLLPPQGYLERLRAICDKHGILLIFDEVITGFGRLGSPFAAQHFGVTPDLMTAAKGITNGCVPMGAVFCKQQIHDVFMTGPEHVIEFTHGYTYSAHPLACAAALGTLDTYAEEGLLTRGAQMAPYFQEALHSMKGSRHVIDVRNIGLVGGVELEPIPGQPGKRAFDIFLECWERGVLIRTTGDTIAMSPPLIIEKSHIDQMVGTLADVLKTAA
- a CDS encoding Lrp/AsnC family transcriptional regulator; its protein translation is MRHKASEVQLDSIDRAILTELQDAGRISNQELAQRVHLSPSACLRRVKALEDGGVIAQYVALVNPRAVGKHGISFTIINLDSMNTPQLEAFEQAVRDTPEILDCYYVAGANDYLIRFAYRDAEDLERFHSEVLMHLPGVSRSNSMLVLRTVKKTTALPL